CCCTACAAGCATGAGCACTAAGCCACCCAAGGCAAATTTCTTATAAGTACCTGTCTTCGTCATCAATTGACCGCATACTGCACTCCCTACAACCAAGCTAAGCGTCATTGGCATTGTTAGATAGCTAGAATGAGTAGCCGAATATCCAAGTACCCCCTGAATAAAAAATGGCATGTACATAATTGATGCATACATCCCAGCTCCAACAATAAAGCCAATTACATTTGAGATCGTGAAAATATCATTACGAAATAAATGTAATGGAATCACAGGATTTCTCGCTTGCTTTTCAACATAAATAAATAAAAGGAATGAAACCAGAGTAAAGGCAAACAAACCGAGAATCGTCAGGGACGTCCATTCATATTTTGTGCCCGCCCATGAAAATGCTAGTAGAAAAGGCACCATCGTTGTCGTAATAAGTAGCGAACCCCAGTAATCAACGGTTTGCTTCTCTCGATGAACTGCACGTGGAAACAGCCAATAAATCATTCCAATTGCAATGATTCCAAACGGTAAAAACACCCAAAACACCCAGTGCCAATCTGCATTATCCACAATATATCCACCTAGCACAGGTCCAAAAACACTAGCTAATCCAAACACCGATGACATTAAGCCCTGCCATCTCCCTCGCTCCCTTGGAGCAAATAGGTCAGCTATGGAGGTAAAAGCCGTGGACATGATTACCCCTGCGCCAGCACCCTGAATACCTCGATACAAAATCAGTTCAAAAATAGTGCGAGATGTTCCACACAAAAAGGCACCTACAACAAATACTCCTAATCCGATCAAAATGAAAGGCTTGCGGCCATACATGTCAGAGAGCTTTCCTACTAATATGGTTGCGATACTTGAGGTGAGCATATAGATCGTAAACACCCAACTGTAATAATCCATGCCACCCAATTTAGCAATAATTTTAGGGAGCGCTGTCCCTACAATTGTTTGATTAATGGAAGCAAACAATAACGCCGCCATAATAGCAAGCATAACTGTCACTTTTCGCCTGTAGTCCAATTCCTGCATACATTTCATTCCTTTCTCATTCGCCTCCTTATTATGCCCGTGTTAAAAAACATGCATCACATAATTCCCTCCAGATACATCCAAGAAAAATAGCACCTAAATTGGCTTCCTCTTGAATATGAGTAAAAGAGATAAACAACAAGGAGGTGGCCTCATGATCATTTATGTTGTCCGACCCGGTGACAGTTTATATAAAATCGCCAATCGTTATAAAACCTCTGTAGAACAAATCGCCAACGATAATGATCTTACGCCCCAACAAACCCTGGTAGTAGGTCAATCGCTAGTAATCGTTACTCCTAAGCAGTACACGGTCCAGCCAGGGGATTCACTTTATGAGATTGCATTGAGATTCAATGTCTCTGTTCAA
The nucleotide sequence above comes from Brevibacillus laterosporus LMG 15441. Encoded proteins:
- a CDS encoding MDR family MFS transporter, whose amino-acid sequence is MQELDYRRKVTVMLAIMAALLFASINQTIVGTALPKIIAKLGGMDYYSWVFTIYMLTSSIATILVGKLSDMYGRKPFILIGLGVFVVGAFLCGTSRTIFELILYRGIQGAGAGVIMSTAFTSIADLFAPRERGRWQGLMSSVFGLASVFGPVLGGYIVDNADWHWVFWVFLPFGIIAIGMIYWLFPRAVHREKQTVDYWGSLLITTTMVPFLLAFSWAGTKYEWTSLTILGLFAFTLVSFLLFIYVEKQARNPVIPLHLFRNDIFTISNVIGFIVGAGMYASIMYMPFFIQGVLGYSATHSSYLTMPMTLSLVVGSAVCGQLMTKTGTYKKFALGGLVLMLVGMYLLARMDQGTTGSSIVFNLIVFGLGLGVAMPVFTITVQNAVKSKDLGVATASSQLFRSLGGTIGVAIMGTILSVRIGSKMSESTAQLGISHLPNIPPELVQKISALHNPQILLDLQRLDQIEKSLPPVLHELFNHVIANLRDALQYALAGVFLTSTWLLVFALLLTFFLREIPLRSEGDTRQVGTKKASWGSKKKLNEQE